The Candidatus Woesearchaeota archaeon DNA window AGCAAATAGTATGCTAAAGAGGGGGATGGGTGATACATTAAGGGGCAATACAGTCTGGCAACAAGCAAGGCATTTCTACATGAAATGCTTTACCCATAATGTACTTTTGAGGTGTAACTAATGGAACTTGCAACTAAGCCTAATTTAGTATGAAAAAAAGCAGACACGCCCAAAAATGGACATAACAGGGATTGCCAGCTTACCCTTACTCTTTCTCAGCTCCGCTACCCTTTGAGCACCGGTTTAATCAGTTATGGCTGCTATGTTCCCATCCTGACCAGTTTCCTGAAAAAACCAATCCCTAAGGACAGAGCATCATGGTCTAAGCAAGGACTGACAAGCTCTGCTACGTCTCTTTTTGGGCTTCGGTCCTGCCGTAAAGCCCGTTTGCAGTTACAGTGCAGGGCTAGTGCACCAACCTAGTCTGCAGTGCTATGATAATGGAGCTATTCTTTTAAATATAACGGAAAATACTCTAAGCTAAATCATTGCGGAAAAACAAAAGGTTTATTAATTTGAAAACATAATTTTTCTTTTGGGGGATATAAATCACATCATCTATATTGTTTTTGGGTACGGGAACTGGCTCAGGGATAGTCGGGAAAGGAATAAGGTCTTCGGGAGGCATTATCCTGAGCATAAAAGGCAACCAGTTTCATATAGATCCCGGAATAGGCGCCATTATAAAAGCTGCTGAATTCGGGGCTAACCTCAGAGAGAATACGGCGATATTAGTTTCGCATGCACATATCAACCATTCGAATGATGCAAATGCTGTGATAGATGCCATGACTTATACTGGCTTGGATAAACAGGGCGTGCTAATAACAAACAAGACAGCGCTTGAGGGAACTGAAGAATATTCCCCTGTCATTAATGCATACCACAAGAAACTGCTGGAAAGGTTCATCTCTGTGGACAGGAACAGAAAGATTGGCATAAATGAGGTAGAAATTCAGACTATTACTGCAAGGCACAACGAGCCGAACAGCATAGGCTTCAAGTTTTTCAGCAGCGACTTTACTCTGACCTATACTTCAGATACTGTTTATGCGCCGGATATTGTTGACCAGTATATGGGCTCCAATATAATGATTATGAATGTGCCTTATGTTAAAAAGAGAGAGAATAACCTGTGCGTGGAAGATGTAGTGAAGATCCTGCAGAAAGTTAAGCCCAGGCTGGCAATACTGACCCATTTCGGCAGTGAAATGGTCAAGGCTGACCCTATATATGAAGTAAGGGAAATACAAAAGCAGACAAAAGTGCAGTCGTTAGCAGCAAAGGACGGGATGATAATAAATCCTGTTTCATATGCTGTATCAAGCGGGCAAAAGACCCTGCAGGGTTTTAAAGAAAGCAAAGAAAAGGAAAATTCCAATTATTCTTCCAGTACTTAGAGGAGTTCTATTAACAGCAGGATAAAATAACCTGCGAAACAGCCTAAAGAGAGAAATGGCATTGCGGGATAGAACTTATTTTTTTCCCCTTTGACAAAAAGAAAGTATAAAGCTGTGGTCGTGGTGAGCGGTATTATCAATACCTTGAGAAATCCTGTTAATACAGTGTTAGAGAGCATAAGATTCTTCATTGCCACCCCTGCAAATAATAATGGGAAGCCAATATCGCCGCCGCCTAAAATGGCATTCTTTATCTTTGATTTTTTAGATTTTATTTTTTTAGTTGCTTTTTTCTGTATTTTGCCTGTGGATTTCCTATAAGGGATGGAAAGGCCTGCAAAGACTCTTGATTCTGTTGTAAATTTGGCTAAAGTGACCATATGCTTGCTTTTCCAGACTGCATACATGTCATAAGCAGAGATTAACAAAAGCAGCATTATCGCTGAAAATAGATTCATTATAGGCACAAAAATAGCTGCAAGGCCCCCGTATATGAAAAGCTCTGAGATATTGTGAAGCCATATCTTAGGGCTGAATATTTTATAATAGCCCATAACTGCTGCTAAAACAAAAGAAAAAGAAAGTGCAAGCTCCTGTACAGGGATTTGCTTAAAAAAGGCATAAAATGCAAAGCCAAGGGTTATAAAGACGCTTATGAAATACCATGTTTTCCATATCCTTATTTTTCTTAACCTGATTATTACCAGGAGGATTGCCGTGCCTATTAAAATAGCGCTTATTATGTACCATACTGATGTGCTTTCCTCCACAGGAGGGCGCTCGAAAACAGGAGTTTCTGTGAAAGTGACTTTGCCTGTTTTGGCTAACACCTTATGGTCTATGTATTGGTTGACAATAAGCAATCCTATTACCTGACTGAGCAGGAAGAATCCAATAAGGATGAGAATTATTTTTAGATTATGCTTCATTATTTCATTAAAAAGTACTGCTTTTAAATAAGTTTTGGGAAATTATAATGTACTTTTTGTCCTGCTCTAGATTTTAGCTGCTGCCAATGATAATCTATATTAAATAGCTGCAACTAACTATTAAAAAGGACGGAAAGGTATTGTTATGAAACTTTTGCACCATGCCCGGGTTAGCGTTTACTGCAAAGAAGGTGAACATAAGGAAAAAATTATTGAAAAACTGAAAAGCTTTTTTCCTTTTAATTTAGAAGCTGAGAAAATAAAGATAAAAAAACAAAACGCAGTAGGCTTCAGGGAAAGGCAGATTATTATATTTGAAGTACATCTGGAAAAAGATAAACACACAAAGAAATTTATTGAACATTTGAACAGCCTGTTAAATGATGAGCAGAAGATGCTCTTATTAAAACAAAAAGAGAGCAGGCTTGACAAAGACAGCCATTTCTATATAAGGCTTGATAAGAATAAATTGATTAGAAATAATAAGTATATTTTAACAGAGAGGGGGAATTGCTTTCATATTAAGATGATGGTTGTTGCCTTTCCTAAAAATAGAAAAAATGCTTTAGAGACTGTTGAGAGAATATTTCATATTTGAACTAAAGGAAATCCAAAGTTATTTGAACTGATTAGAGTAAAAAACAAGGTTTCCGCAAGCTTTTTATAGCTTATATAGTTCCTATGCTATGCAGGATGGGCACTTAGCTATCGGCTTTTTGCTGAGGAAAGTCCGCCCTCCCTTCGCTTGGAAGAAAGTGTTACCTTTGAGAAAAGGATCCAGTAATGGATGGCAACCACGCAGAAACGAAACCACCTGTGCTTAGGATGATGCAGGAGAGGGGCATGGCAACATGCCTTAGATAACCCGCTGACAGTGGCACAGGAAAGGATGAAACGGTGAGACCTAACCGGAGCAAGTCTTTTGACGCTTAGTTGAATGCTAAGAGAGCCATCGAGACATTGTTGAGTAATGGGCTCTTACAAAAGGCGGCTTATGCCTGTCCTGCGTTTTTTTATAAAAGAGGTTCTTGAAATACATTAAGCAGAGATAGGGGAATTACATATTTCCAGCATATTATTTTCCTGTTATCAAGAGCTACTTACAAATAAGTTAAACGCCGATAGCTTTTTAAACAATTATAGATTATTTCCTGTCATGGCGAGAGATAAGGTTTCCATGCCTTCGGGCATGGGCGGCTTAGTGAGGTATTTTGATGAATACAGGAGCAAGATAGAGTTCAAGCCAGGGCATATCATAATCCTGTGCATAATCGTGATAACTATAATGATAATACTTTATACTTATGGAAACAGGCTATTGGGGCTGTAAAATGATGCCGGGAATGAATCCAAAGATGATGAAGCAGGCTATGAAGAGAATGGGCATCAACCAGGAGGAAATCGATGCCACTGAAGTTATTATCAGGATGAGGGACAAGGAGCTTGTGATAGCCGGTCCCAGTGTAAGCAAGGTCAATATGATGGGCCAGGAAACTTATCAGGTAATAGGGAAAGCAGAAGAGAGGGAGATTGAGAGCAAGCCGGAAATAAAGGAAGATGACATCAATACAGTTGTGGAACAGACCGGAGTGACAGAGGAGAAGGCCAAAGAGGTTATTGACAAGAATAATGGAGATCTTGCGGCTGCAATAATGGAATTGCAGGAAAATTGATTAATTTGCTTTCTTTTGGAATAAATACAGGGTAGAGCCAAGGCTTTTCTTAGAAATTTTTAATGGAAAAGTTTATATATGATTTAGTTTAATTTATACTTTAATTAAGTATTATAATACCTTTTTAATACCTTAATAATACAAAATGAGAATAGAAGTGGATGATGTCGAGGAAGTGATTGACGGCAGGGTGGACTCATATAGTACAAGCACCAGAATATCTATTCCGAAGAAATATGCTGACAGGAGAGTGAAAATCATAATATTGAAGGATAAGAAGGATTAATAATGGAAAAGTTCCAGGAGTTAAAGGAGAGAGCCAATAAAAGGTTGAGCATAGCAGACCATATACTTACGCAGACATATCCCTTGGTTAAGGACCCGAGACTGCTATTATCAGTAATGGAAAATATTTTTTTAGCTTTGTCCAATTCAATGGGCGCGATACTTTATCATGAGAGGCTGTTTAAAAAAATACCTCCTTTCCAGGATAACTTTGACTCAAAGTTCAATATGTTCAGAGCAAAAATAGTTGACAGGTACAAGATAGACAGGAAACATGTGGAGCTTATAAGTGAAATAAAGAGCATCATCATCCAGCACAGAAAGAGCCCGATTGAATTTTCAAGGAAGGATAAACTGGTTATATGCAATGAGGATTATAAAATGAAGACCATATCCATAGAGCTGATAAAGGAGTATTTACTAAAGAGCAAGCAATTTATTGAATTATCCAGAAAGATAACATCTAAAAACGAGCACTTATTCAACAAGGAATAGGAGCGTGGAAAGATGATAGAAAGTTATACCCAGGCGTTGGAAGAGTTTAAGAGAGTGGACCATCTTTTTTATGTCACACTAAAATATACAAGGACAGTGGATGTAATAAGAAGCGTAATAGAGAGGCTTAAGACGACGTATGAATATTCCATAGACGCACTGCTCAAATGCCTGAAGGAGGAAAAAATTATAGAAGATATACCAAAAAGCCCTGTAGTTAAGGCGCAATGGGCGAAAGAGAAATGCGAGGATGAAAAAATAAGAAACTACATTGATATGTACCTAATGCTCAGGAGGATTATGAGGGTTGAATACAGGAAAAGGGAGGAATTCAGGAGACATGTAACGATGATGATAAATATGGACGGAAAACAGATGGATATCGATATTGACCTTCTTAACGAGTATTTTGAGCAAACGAAGGAATTTCTAAAATATATAAAAGATAAAGTGGATAAGTATAAAGAATAAGATGAGCAGAATCATAAACATAATAGGCAACAGCGGAGCCGGAAAAAGCATACTGGCGCTTAATCTTGGTATTTCTCTTGCAAACCAGGGAAGGGATGTGATAGTGGTGGATGCCAATATTTATTCGCCTGACATCCTGAATTATTCGGATATTTCTCCAGGGGTTTTCCTGAATGATTTTTTAAGGGGCGAAAAGCGAATTGAGGAAACTATAGCCATGCATCCCAGCGGAATAAAAATGATTGCCAGCCTTGCTGAGGAAGAGCATGATATAAAAAAACACCATAAGATTAACCGGGGCCTGCTCTCGCTTATCGGGAAATCAGAGGTAATACTTGTGGATAGCTTTTTCCACAGCCCTGCTGTGTCTGCTTTGGGGGATATTGCTGACGACACTATATTTGTGACTAATGACGATTATGCAAGCATACTGAAAACCAAGGAATCGATAGACAGGCTTGAAAAACAGGGAATAAGCATTATAGGCATAATTGTTAATAAAAGGAGAAAAAAAGGGATTGATTTAAAGCATTTAGAAGCCATTCTCCAGAAAAAAATAATAGGAGAAATCCCATATGATGAGAGAATAATTGAATCTGTTAATGCAAAACAGCCCTTTTACCTGAGATATTCCAACTCCAGAGCAAGCAGGGGCATAAGACAGATAGCTGAATTGATAAATTTCTGGAACCGATGAAAAAGAAACAGCAGGAAAGATGGGATGAAGAGGAAATAAAGAAAGCAGCAAGAATAATTGTGAAAGCTGAAAAAAATAAACACTTTGGGATAAGGTTTTTGGATGAGATTATCCATTGGCTTATAGTCCTGCTAATTATAACCGGAAACACAATAATTGCGGGGTTTCTAATTCTTATTTCAGGGCTTTTAAGCACAGAATGGATTTATATTGTGCTGATTGTGCTTTCTTTTTCTTTTGGCACTTTGATAACGGTGTTGTTAAAAGACGTGGAGAAGATAGATAAAGGAAAGCATTCTTTTTCCGGAGCCATGCTGCTAATACTGGCAACAGCCAATATATTTATTGTAATGGGGCTGAAAAATGCCATAGAATTCTTTGCCCGGATTAAATTTTCATTAAATGCTTCTTCGGCAGGAATAATATACGGAATTTTTTTCATACTGCCCTATTTTTTCAGCTGGATTAAGAAAAGAGGGTGGCTGGCGGGACATTCAAGCTAAGAATTGCTCTTCAGCTATTTGAACCCGCAATCGCAGGATCCACAGTCCTGTATGTTAACCAGATTACACTACAGCCACCATCATGATTTTGGAATTTTATTACGCTTATAAATATTACTGCTTTTCAAGGGTGCGGACAAATATAGAAATCTTTATATACAATCAATCGAGATTAACTTTTATTATAATATGGCAAAAATGAAAAAAAAAGCCGGTGACTTAGTTAGGATTATATCATTTATCTTTCTTATAGTAATGTTTGCTTTCTATGTATTTTCTGAAACACAGATACCACATCAGGAAGCCATTTATATCCACCACAGCACTACTCCGTGGAATATCGTAGAAAAGGGCCTGGCACCAGAATGCAACTACCGGGATTGTGATGACATATCACGCGACAGGACCAGAGTTTGGAAAGGATTGTGCTGCGACGAAAGGCTATGCGGGCAGGGAAAAGAGGGAATCTATTATTACTCATATGTTATTCATTGGGCTTGGTCTGCAACAGGTGAACAAGGATATTCTATAAAAAAAGAGCAGCCGCCTTGGAGCCCTGCATATTTTGATGATTCTAAATGGATTTGCAATGCCTGTGGAGGTATTTGGGAGCAGAATACAAACAATGGGAAAGGCGCCTGCTGCGGTGATGACATTACCAATGGATCGAATGTTGACGGCACTAAATTAAATATAGATGATCCTGATATGGGACCTATAGCGTGTGAATGGTGCCCATTAGGCCAATATCCGCCGATACAAAAAGATGGAAACAATACTGCATTAAGGGCGTGGAGCACAACAGTTCCTGCGGATGATAACAGATGCTGCGGTGACGACCTTTCAGACTGCGGTGCGGTTGTAAACAGCTTTCTTTGCTCAGACTCTCCCGGCGGCCAGACACATGAACAGGTAACGATAGTTGACCCTGAAACGGGATTCACTAAAACAGCAATGGTATCAAAGCCCTCGCAGGGCAAATGGTATTGGAAAGACGCCTCAAGAGCTGAAAATGAAGGTGTGATATGGGATTCTCTCTGCCAGTATCCTTCTAACTTAAGCGATTATGCTTCTTATCTTTCGGACGGCACGCAATGGATTGGCTGCGGCGAATCCCTGAAAACATATAATGTATTTAACCTGGATTATAACTTAGGGCAGAATGAAGTAGCCAACCCTTATCAAGTATTGGGCCATGACTATCTCTGCTATAAAGAAGGTGAATCGTATAGAATTGTTGAGTGCTGTGCTGGAAGCAGCTGCAATAATAATTATATCTTTGGAAGCAATGTGCTGGATTTGGGCAATGCAGAATATGACGGGGATGATAATTTCTATACCGGCTTTTCAGCAGATACTGCTAGAGGAACTTATTTTTGCAGGGAAGACACTACTTTCTCAACTGATTTGGATGATTCCCCGATAGCATGCAAAGCAGCAAAGTATTCAAACGGCTCTTCCTTAGGATATCTCTGGACAGGCACATTATGCTGCTCTGAGCCAGGGGATAAGCATGAATACTACAATGACCATTATAAAGACTCTGCAACAGGCTTTGATGCCGGCGGGGCATGCTTTAACAGCACTCCTTTGTATAACAGGGGGCCTGCAGATGCAGATTATCCCTATGTAAAGGCTATCAATGGAGAAATAAGCGCCTGCATCTTAAAAAAGCCTAACTATGATCCTGAATTTGACATGCTTCTGGCATTAAAAGACAATTATACCCAGAAACCACTGGTTAAAACTGTTGATATCTGTTCTGTTGACCCTTATTACGAGTATTATTGCGATTACTCGGGAGAGTGGAAATATACGCAAGGGGTAAACAGGTCGAATTTGGCTTATGTTCCTGACTATGACGGCTGGCTGCAGGAAGCAGATACAGAAGCAGGCTGCTGCTCACCTGAAGAATGCTGGAACGGCTCTATCTGCTATCCGAACCAGGCAAGATATAACCTTCCTAACGAGAAGGCAAAGCCAATCCGCGGCCCCCCTGGAAATGATTATGTGGGCTACAGGTGCGCTGATGGGCAATGGACATGGTCAGAGCCAAAGAGAGGACTGGATTTGATATCGGGCTATTGCCCAAGAAACCACCAATGCCTTGTAAGCATTAACGGTGACTATAAGGATAACAACAACCCGGAAGCAAATCCCCAGTGCATAAGCAGCGGGCAATATATCGAAGACCATTATTGTGAAGCGGGTGAATGGTCCTCAAGGACAAAGTACCTTGCTCTTGCGCTTATTGATTCTGTGCCGAAAAATGCTGAATATACACTTTACTGCGGGCCATACACAGATACACTGAATTATTTTGACTATACAACCAGCTACGGCATGTCCATAAGCCATCTGTTTGATAACCCTGATTTCTATAATTATGCAGATAAAAAGCCAACAGCCAATAATATCTGCCTGTTGGGCTACAGAGGACAATTAATCCTGGGAGCATCATTCAATGATCTGCTTTCTTATGATGAGTTAGATAATATTTTGCCGGGCTTTGTTAATTGCAATCCTGTAAACAGCTCGGGCTTTGATTCGTGCAATCAGGGCCTGTCGGACAGCGAGTGGGTTAACAACAACCTAAAAAGCATACTATACAGCAAACAGGAGTTTAACCTCACACAATACCCTGACTATAATGCCATATACAACAGCAGCCTGAAATCTTCTTTTGATAAGCTTATCAACAGGTTAAGCTCTAATTCGCCGACAAAATCATTCTCTTATAACTTTGTCAAAAACAACTTCAAATTTGATTACCTTTATGCTTTCAGGAAAGGCAATAAGGAGATAGCAGCTAC harbors:
- a CDS encoding preprotein translocase subunit Sec61beta, which encodes MARDKVSMPSGMGGLVRYFDEYRSKIEFKPGHIIILCIIVITIMIILYTYGNRLLGL
- a CDS encoding nascent polypeptide-associated complex protein, with translation MMPGMNPKMMKQAMKRMGINQEEIDATEVIIRMRDKELVIAGPSVSKVNMMGQETYQVIGKAEEREIESKPEIKEDDINTVVEQTGVTEEKAKEVIDKNNGDLAAAIMELQEN
- a CDS encoding DUF2080 family transposase-associated protein, which encodes MRIEVDDVEEVIDGRVDSYSTSTRISIPKKYADRRVKIIILKDKKD